From the genome of Anoplopoma fimbria isolate UVic2021 breed Golden Eagle Sablefish chromosome 1, Afim_UVic_2022, whole genome shotgun sequence, one region includes:
- the calm3a gene encoding calmodulin 3a (phosphorylase kinase, delta) — protein sequence MADQLTEEQIAEFKEAFSLFDKDGDGTITTKELGTVMRSLGQNPTEAELQDMINEVDADGNGTIDFPEFLTMMARKMKDTDSEEEIREAFRVFDKDGNGYISAAELRHVMTNLGEKLTDEEVDEMIREADIDGDGQVNYEEFVQMMTAK from the exons ATG GCTGATCAGCTGACTGAAGAGCAGATTGCTG AGTTCAAGGAGGCGTTCTCGCTGTTTGACAAGGATGGTGACGGTACCATCACTACCAAGGAGCTTGGGACTGTCATGCGCTCTCTGGGACAGAACCCCACTGAGGCTGAGCTGCAGGACATGATCAATGAGGTGGATGCTGATG GCAATGGTACTATTGACTTTCCTGAGTTCCTGACCATGATGGCCAGGAAGATGAAGGATacagacagtgaggaggagatcAGAGAAGCCTTCAGGGTCTTTGACAAG GATGGTAACGGCTACATCAGTGCAGCAGAGTTGCGGCATGTCATGACCAACCTAGGGGAGAAGCTCACTGATGAGGAGGTGGACGAAATGATCCGCGAGGCTGACATTGATGGCGATGGTCAGGTCAACTATGAGG AGTTTGTCCAGATGATGACTGCCAAGTGA